The DNA region TCGCGCTGCGGCTCGAGCCGGATGCGCGCACCGTTGGCGCCGCCGCGCTTGTCGCTGTTGCGGAAGGTCGCCGCCGACGCCCAGGCGGTGGACACCAGCTGGGCGACGGTCAGGCCCGACTTGGCGATGCGCTGACGCAGGTCGGCGATCTCCTTGGGTCCCACCACGTCGTAGTCGATCGCCGGGATCGGGTCCTGCCAGATGAACACCTCGTCGGGGACGTGGGTGCCTTTGTAGCGGGTGCGCGGGCCCATGTCGCGGTGGGTCAGCTTGAACCACGCCTTGGCGTACTCCTTGGCGAACTCCTGCGGGTTGTCCAGGAAGTGCCGGGAGATCTTCTCGTACGCCGGGTCGGTGCGCAGCGCGATGTCGGTGGTGAGCATCATCGGCGCGTGGCGCTTCTCCGGGTGCTCGGGGTCCGGGACGCTGGTCGATCCGGCGCCGTCCTTCGGCCGCCACTGCTTGGCGCCGGCCGGGCTCTCGGTGAGCTCCCACTCATACCCGAACAACGTCCAGAAGAAGTTGTTGTCCCACGTGGTCGGGGTGGAGTTCCATGCGCCCTCCAGACCCGACTGAATGGCGTCGGCGCCCTTGCCGGTGCCGAAGCTGTTCTTCCAACCCAGGCCCATCTGCTCGATCGGGGCGGCTTCCGGCTCGGGGCCCACGTGGTCGGCCGGGGCCGCGCCGTGGGTCTTGCCGAAGGTGTGGCCGCCGGCGATCAGGGCGACGGTCTCCACGTCGTTCATCGCCATCCGCTTGAAGGTCTCGCGGACGTCCTGGGCCGCGGCGAGCGGGTCCGGCTTGCCGTTGGGGCCTTCGGGGTTCACGTAGATCAGACCCATCTGGACCGCGGCGAGCGGGTTGTCGAGGTTGCGCTCACCGGTGTAGCGCTCGTCGCCGAGCCAGGTGGTCTCCGGGCCCCAGTAGGTCTCGTCGTCGCCCTCGTACTGGTCGGGGCGGCCGCCGGCGAAGCCGAGGGTCTCGAACCCGCAGTTCTCCATCGCGACGTTGCCGGCGAGGACGATCAGGTCGGCCCAGCTGAGCTTGCGGCCGTACTTCTTCTTGACCGGCCACAGCAGGCGGCGCGGCTTGTCCAGGCCGACGTTGTCGGGCCAGCTGTTGAGCGGGGCGAACCGCTGCTGCCCGTGTCCGGCGCCGCCGCGGCCGTCGCCGACGCGGTAGGTGCCGGCGGCGTGCCAGGCCATGCGAACCATGGAGCCGACGTAGTTGCCGTAGTCGGCCGGCCACCACTCCTTGGAGTCGGTCATGACCTTCTTGAGGTCTTCCTTGACCGCGTCGAGGTCGAGGGACTCGAACTCCTTGGCGTAGTCGAAGTCATCCTCGGTAGCCATCGGGTTGGAGACGGGCTGGTGGGACGCGAGGATGCGGAGGTTCAGGCGCTTGGGCCACCATTCCTGGTTGGCCGAACCCTCCGTGGGGCGGACCAGGTGTGCCACCGGGCACCCTGCTGACGAGTCGTTGACATCGTCGATTTCGGCGGCGTCAGTCATTAGCTCATTCCTTTCGATGGGGCTGAAAAACGGGGTCTTCATCGGGAAGTCCGGCGTCGATGCGGACCGAGCACTGGGCGCAGACGCCCCAGTAGATGACCTCGGCCTCGTCGACGGTGAATGCGTCCGGGAGGGAACCGGAGAGGCAGGGCGCCTCGCCGATCACGCAGTCGATATCGGTGATGGAGCCGCATACCCGGCACACGGCGTGGTGGTGGTTGTCGCCGACGCGCGCCTCGTAGCGGGCATAGGTTCCGGCGGGCTGGATGCGCCGGATCAGACCGGCGTGGGTGAGGGCGGCGAGGACGTCGTAGACGGCCTGGCGGGATACCGACGGAAGCTCGTCGCGGACCTGGTTGAGCAGATGGTCGGTATCGGCGTGCGGATTGTGATAGACCGCATTGAGGACCGCCACGCGGGGTTGCGTGACGCGCAGGTCCGCAGCGCGGAGTACTGCGGTGAGTTCATCGGTCGTTGGCACACCACCAGTATGGCCCAATTTTCTGGACAGAGTCCAGATATTGCGAAATTCTCTCTAACTCCCAGTTCAGCGGGGTGCATCGGAGTCTGACGAGAGCGTCAGCCGCGGCTTCGGGGCAAGATCGCGCCCGCGGCGAGGCTGGCGACGACGAGTAATCCGGCGGCGATGGCGAGGCCCGCGCGAAAACCGTCGGCCGCGACGGGATACTGCGCCGCGAGGGTGACGAGGGCGGCCAGTCCGATGGTGCCGCCGAGTTGGCGGGAACTGTTCAACACCCCGGACGCAATCCCGGCATCGGCAGCGGGGACCCCGGCTGTGCCGGCCACGCCGATGAGCATCATCGATCCGCCGATGCCGATGGCGGTGACTACCGACGGTGCGAACATGCCGAGCCAGAAGTCGTAGGTGCCCGGAAGGCGGGCGAACATCGCCAACCCCGCAGCGCCGATCAGCCCAAATCCGACGATGACCGGCCGCGCTCCGAACCGCGTGGCCAGCTTTGTGGCCAACGCGATACCGACGACGACAAAGAGACAGAACGGCAGGAACAACACCCCGGCCGCACGGGGAGTCAGATCCCACACTTGCTGTAGGTAAAGCGAGCAGAAGTAGAACGCGGCGAGTTGGCCGGCAGCGAGCATGAAACCGAACACGTTGGCCCCGACGATGCTCCGCGTGGCCAGGACCCGGATCGGCATCATGGGATGGTCGCTGGCCCGCTCGACAGTCACGAAGCCGACCAGGAGGACAATCGCAATCAGGAATCCGACTACCGCCCGACTCGATGACCAGCCGTGCTCGCCGGTTGCCGTGACGGCGTAAACCAGCGCGCCGAGGCCGGCTGTGACTAAAACGCCGCCGAGTAGATCCATTTGGGCTGCGGCCTGTTCGCCGCGTGGCACGCATGCCAGCGCTCCGGCTAGTACCAGTCCCACTATTGGAAGGTTGGCGAACATGACGGCCTGCCAGCCGAAGGCTTCGGTGAGCAGGCCGCTGGCGACGACCCCCACGGCGCCACCCGCCGCACTCGCGCCACCCCAGACGGCCATCGCGGTGCGGCGCGCCCGCGCGTCGGTGATGGTCGCCACCAGGGCGAGGGCGGCTGGGGCGAGCAGTGCGCCGGCGATGCCCTGAACCGCCCGCGCGCCGACGAGAACTCCGGGCGACTGCGCGAGGCCGCCAACCGCACTCGCGAGGGCAAAGACGGCCAGACCCGAGACCACGGTCCGACGACGGCCCCAGATGTCGCCGAGTCGGCCGCCGACCAGTAGGAAACCGGCGAAGCAGAGCAGGTAGGCGGTGACAATCCACTGCAGTCCGGCGTCGCTGAAGGCCAGGTCGACCTTGATATCGGACAGGGCGATGTTCACCAGCGAGGTGTCCAGGCCGACGAGGAACTGCAGCCCGAACACCGTGGCGATCAGGAGCCCAAGGCGCCGCGGCGCGGATGGTGCGGGTGAGTGGTCGTCGATGGTGGCCTCGGCGGACATGGCAGCCTTTCGGAGTCGTACATGTACGGATTCGTACCTGTACGAGAATGTACCCGCTCGGCTGCCGAAGGAAAAGGGGTGGGGCAGAATAGGAGGATGCCGCCCTCCGCTTCGCTGGACAGATCGACGATCGTCGATGCCGCGCTAGCCATTCTCGAGCGCGAAGGGGCCGAAGGGCTGACTATGCGCCGTCTTGCCGATGACCTCGGATCGAAGCCGATGACTCTTTACCACTACGTGCCGAACAAGACGGCGTTACTCGCACTAGCCCTATCGGAGGTGGCGGCCCGTATCGATTGGGTCGAGCCGACCGGTCCACCGCGGGAGCGGCTGATCGCGATCGCGGTCGACATGCGCGACCGACTCGGCGCCATTCCATGGATCGTGTCGATTCTCGAGGAAGGCACAATCGTGGGTACTCCGGCGTTGGCCATTGCCGACCGGTTCCTCGATGCCGCCTACGAACTGGGCGCCGACGATCAAACGGCATTGGACCTCTGGCGCATGATCTGGTCGTTGACCGTCAGCGATATCCGGTGGGCCGAGCTGGCCCGCCACCGCGAAAGCGGTAAGCAAGGCTGGTTCGACACCATCGATCCCGCCATCGTCGCAGGTTACCCGCACGTCTCGGCGATTCTGCCGAAGTGGCGGCGCATCGTCGACGGCTTCGACGTGCGGCGGGCGTTCGCTGCGCAGATCGACGGAATGTTAGGGCTGGCCGGCTAGGTCGTCGGGCCCGTTCTGAGGCAATGGCACGTCCTCGACGACTATCGGTAGCGGACGGCAGGCCACCGCGGCGCCGGCGGCGATGGCGGCGACCGCGATGAAGAGGAACGCCGTCGGCAGCGTCCACCCGCGGGTGGCCTCGTGCAGCACGCCGACGAACAGTGGGCCGGTGCAGGCGAGCAGGTAGCCGACGCCCTGAGCGAACCCGGACAGCGCCGCCGACTCCGCGTCGCTGCGGGTGCGCAGGTTGATCAGCGTCAGCGCCATGGGGAAGGTCGTCGGACCGACGCCGAGCAAGGCGACCCAGACCCATGTGCCGCTCATCGGTGCCCAGGTGATGCCGGCGAGGCCGACGGCTAGGCAGATCGTGAAGAAGGCGGCGAAGCCGAACGGGTTGCGGAACCGGGCGCACACGGCGGGTGCGACGAGGGTGCCGATGAATCCGAGTGCGGAGAAGACTGCGACGACGGCGCCCCCGAGCTGGTCGCTGCCCCCGGCGTCGGAGATCATCGTCGGCAGCCAGGTGAACAGGGAGTACGTGACCAGCGAGGTCATGCCGAACATGAAGGTCATCCCCCAGGCGAGCGGGGTCCGCCACAGGCCGGTGACGCGTTCGGTGGCGGCGTCGTCGTCGCGGCGGCGGCGCCGGGCGGCGGCGATCCCGATCCACGGCAGGAGGGCCATGGCCGGGACGAGCGCCCACATCGCCAGTGAGATGCGCCAGCCGTGCGCATCGGCGACCGGCACGGCCAGCGCGGCGGGCACGGCGGTGCCGAGTTGGACGAAGGTGATGTAGGCCGTCGACATCAGGGCGATGCGGTCGCTGAAGTAGCGCTTGACCAGTGGCGGGATGACGATGTTGCCGATTCCCATGCCGAGCAGCGCCAGGCCCGACCATAGCAGGAGAACGCCCGCCGACGACGAGGTCGCGCGCAACGCGATACCCGCGCCGGTCGCGACCACCGCGGCCAGCGTCAGGTTCTCCAGGCCGATGCGGCGGCTCAGTGCCGGGGCCAGGAAACCGGCGATGCCGAACATCGCGGTGGGCATCATCCCGATGAGGCCGATCGTCGTCGCGCCGAAGCCCATCTCGTCGCCGATCCGGGTGAGCAGCGGGGCGATCGAGGTGACCGCTGTGCGCAGCGAGGCGGCGAAGACGAGGATCGCCACGACCACGACGAGCCGGCCCGACAGCATGAATCGCGGCGTGCGCCGGGCGGGGCCGCTGTGGGGCAGGGCCAGGTCGGGGTCGTTGACGAGCATCGGCGGCAACCAATTCATAGGATGAATTACGGACCGCTAAATCATAGGATGAATGCATGGCAGTGCTCAACCGAAATACCTTCGATGGTGGTCAACCCGACAGACGGGCCACCCGCATCGAGCAAGTCACCGAGGACCTGCGCGGTCGGATCGCGGCCGGCGAGTGGGCGGTGGGCGAGCGGATCCCCACCGAGCCCGAACTCGCCGACCTGCTCGACACCTCCCGCAACACGCTGCGCGAAGCGGTGGGGGCGCTCGTGCACGCCGGGGTGGTGGAGCGCCGCCAGGGGTCGGGTACCTACGTGCTCGCCGTCGACGAGCGGGAGGTGGCGATCGGCGGCTACTTCTCATCGGCGCGCCGCCGCGACCTCCTCGAGTTGCGCGAGGCGCTGGACGTGACGGCGGCAATGCTCGCGGCGCGGCGCCGCGACGACGCCGACATCGCCGTGCTGAACGAGACACTGGCCCGGCGCAACGCACTGTGGGGCCGTACCGAGGCGGGGAGCGAGAGCGAGCGCGACGCGGCCGTCGACGCCGACACCGAACTGCACCGGGCCGTCGTCGCCGCCAGCCACAACGAGCTGTACCTGGAGTTCTACGACCTGCTGCTGCCCGTCCTGCGCCAGACGATCGCCGAGGGGACCGTCGGCGTCGATGCCTCCTACGAGCGGCAGCACACCGACCTCGTCCGGGCGGTGGTCGCCGGCGACGCCGACCGGGCCGCCCGGGCGGCGCAGGAGGTCCTCGACTGCGTGCGCGCGGGCGACGGCTAGCTTGGTGGCATGCGTGTCGCGACGTGGAACGTCAACTCCGTCGGCGCCCGGGTCCCCCGGCTGTTGCCGTGGCTGCAACAGCGCCAACCCGACGTGGTCTGCCTGCAGGAGACCAAGCTCGACGACGAGGGATTCGAATCGCTGCTCGGCGCCGAGCTGACCGGGCTGGGCTATGCGTGGGCCCATCACGGGCAGGGGCAGTGGAACGGCGTGGCGCTGTTGTCGCGGGTCGGGCTCGACGAGGTGGAGAAGGCCTTTCCCGCCACCCCGGGCTATCCCGAACCCGACGGCGCGGTCGAGGCGCGGGCGGTGTCGGCGGTGTGCGGCGGGGTCCGGGTGTACTCGCTCTACGTCCCCAACGGGCGTGAGGTCGACTCCGACCACTACCGCTACAAACTGGTGTGGCTCGACGCGCTGCGCGCGGCGGTCGCCGCGGCCGGCCCGTCGTCGGCGATGGTGTGCGGCGACATCAACATCGCCCCCGCCGACGAAGACGTCTTCGACCCGGCCGCCTTCGCCGGACACACCCACGTCACCGAATCCGAGCGCGCGGCGCTGGCCGCCGTCGTCGACACCGGGCTGACCGATGTGATCCGCGCGCGCTGGCCGCAGGAGCGGGTGTTCAGCTACTGGGATTACCGCGCCGGGATGTTCCACAAGGATCTGGGGATGCGCATCGACCTGGTCCTCGCCGGTGCCGACGTGGCGCCGCGGGTGCAGGCCGCCTTCGTCGACCGGCAGGCGCGCAAGGGGACCAAACCCAGTGATCACGCCCCGGTGATCGTCGACCTGGACGACGCCCCCGACGGCGACATCGGCCCCGTCGTCCCACCCCCGTCGAACCCGGCGAAACGCAATTCATCGGCACGGCTTCCGCAGGGGGAGCGGAATTGAACTCGGTTGTCGACGAGGGGCTTTGGTCCCTCCCCGACCGCTGTGCCTTGCTCACTTTGGGGTAATCCTCGAGTGAACGGCTCGTTCGACGCGAATCTGTGAACACCCTGTGATTCGATAGTGATACTGCAGAACCGTCTGTGGGTACAAATTGAGAGGGGTAAGTCATGAAGCGCTTTACGTCCATCCTGGGAATGATCGCTGCGGTTGTCGCGGCCCTGCTGGTGGTCCAGCCAGCCACCGCTGGTGCCGCCCGTCAAGGTGTTAACGTCGGGCCGATGACCTTTGCTTACACCGACGACGGTGTGAAGGTCGACATGACCTCCGGTAAGGTGCAGCAGGTCGGCGACCAGCTGCTGTTCTCGAACGCCCAGGGCAAGGTCAAGAACCGCGTCCCGTTGGCGGTGAAGAACCCGCAGAACGGCACCAGCGTTCCGCTCGAAGCCAAAGTGGCGGCCAACGGCAAGTCCGTGGTGCTCAAGCCGCAGGCTGTGGCCAAGAAGAAGGGGCTGAAGTACCAGCCGCTGAAGACCAAGATCAACAAGGACCAAGCCAACGCACAGATGAACTACGTCTTCCAACGTAACGCCGCGTGCATCGGTGGTGCAGCACTGGTTGGTGCCCTCATTGGGTTTTTCTTCATCGTCGGCTGGATCATTGGCGCGGCCATCGGCGCTGCGGTCGGTGTTGCGCAGTGTGGTAGCGGTTACTTCAACGGGCGGTATGCCGGAGAGACTCTGCGTGCATTCCAGATCTGGTGGGGTAAATAGCACCGGCAGATCCACAACTGGATAGCTATTCTGCCGCTCCGGGCCGGGTCCAACTGGACCCGGCCCGGTTCGCTGTGACTGACGCTTTCGACGACATTCTGTCCGTAAGGCATAAGGTTGATCGGGTCGGATCCCCCCCGGAGGGCGATCCGACCCGAATGTTGTCGTCTCGTGGTCTCGTCGTCTCGTCGAGATCGCCGCGTCAGCCAAGTATTGCCGAGAGGGTGAGGGCGATCTGGTTGGCGAACAACGACTCTGGGGTGCTGATCGAGTCCGGCCCGTACTGGCCGAACACCTCGAGGTTGATCGCGCCGATGATCGTCGCCCACAACACCGTGCCGGCCTGGGTGGCGGCGGGTGACAACGCCAGGCCGAACTCGGCGGTGATCGCCGTCAGGTCCTCGCGCAGGGGGCCGGTCGGTTCGGGCAGGTCGTCGCGCACGGAGCCGTCGCGCTCCGCGTCGCTCATCGCGCGTAACAATGCGGCGACGACGCGGGTTCCCGGTCCGCCGGTTTGCTCGGCCGGCGCGGCGTAGCCGGGGACCGGGCTGCCGTAGAGCAGTGCCCACCGTGCCGGGTCGGCGACCGCCCAGGTGCGGGTCGTCGTCGCGGCGATCTCGATTCGGCGGCGTGGGGAGTCGGCCGCCGACATCGCGTCGTCGACGGTGTCGGCGAGATCGTTATAGGCGTCGACCAGCAGCAGGGTGAGCAGGTCGTCGCGGCTGGGGACGTAGCGGTACACGGCCGAGGAGACGACGCCCATGTCCCGGGCGATGGCCCGCAACGACAGTCCGGCCGCCCCGTGGGTGGAGAGGTGCTCGCGGCCCAGCCGCTTGATGTCGGCGGTCATCGCGGCGCGGTTCTCGGCCCGTTTGGTTCCTGCCATCCATCGATCATGACACAAAGTGAGAGCGGTGCTCTTGATTTCTTCCGTGGCGTGGTGCACGCTCAAACCGAGAGCACTGATCTCGTTACATGTGAAAGGTGGAAACCATGTCGCAGCACACCCACTACATCGCCCCCGGCGCCGTCGACCGCGCCTTCAACGGTGTCGTCCGCTGGCTTACCGAGCGGGGCGTCAACCTCGCCGGTTCGCAAGCGCTCACCGTCGCCGGCCGGGTCAGCGGCCGGCCGCAGACGATCCCGGTCAACCTGCTGACGCTCGACGGTTCGCAGTACCTCGTCGCCGTCCGCGGCGAGACCGACTGGGTCCGCAACGCGCGGGCGGCGCGACGCGTCGAACTCCGCCGGGGCCGGCGCCGTCGTGATGTCGGGCTGACCGAAGTCGCCGTGGACGACCGCGCGCGGATCATCGCCACGTATCTCGACAAGTGGGGGTGGGAGGTCGGACGCTTCCTGCCCGCCGGGGTGACGCCGGATTCCAGCGTCGAGGAGCTTGCCGGGGTGGCCCACCTGATCCCGGTGTTCGCCGTCGAGTGACGCCGAGTCGGTTCGGCGGGGCCCAGTCGGCGGGGATGAGGGCCCAGTCGGCGAGAAGTAGGGCCCAGTCGGCGGGGATGAGGGCCCAGTCGGCGGGAAATAGGGCCCACTCGGCGGTTGGGCCAGGCCGGGGCGGGGGATTGATTTTGACCCGGCCATGTGCGGTCGGTAAAGTACTTGGGCGGTGCCCGGCGAGAGCTGGGCCAGTCTGCATGCCTGTCAAGGGATCGAGTCGGACCGGGTTCAACCCGGGTCTCGCCCGGGTCCGGACCAGACTGACTGAGCGAGTCCGCGATCGGGTGTTTGACACGCCCGACCGCGGGGTAGCGATCAATGTACTGACCAGCACAAAAGTGCTGGTGGGGCGAGTTGTGGAGGTGAATCACGGTCGCCGATGGCG from Gordonia crocea includes:
- the katG gene encoding catalase/peroxidase HPI yields the protein MTDAAEIDDVNDSSAGCPVAHLVRPTEGSANQEWWPKRLNLRILASHQPVSNPMATEDDFDYAKEFESLDLDAVKEDLKKVMTDSKEWWPADYGNYVGSMVRMAWHAAGTYRVGDGRGGAGHGQQRFAPLNSWPDNVGLDKPRRLLWPVKKKYGRKLSWADLIVLAGNVAMENCGFETLGFAGGRPDQYEGDDETYWGPETTWLGDERYTGERNLDNPLAAVQMGLIYVNPEGPNGKPDPLAAAQDVRETFKRMAMNDVETVALIAGGHTFGKTHGAAPADHVGPEPEAAPIEQMGLGWKNSFGTGKGADAIQSGLEGAWNSTPTTWDNNFFWTLFGYEWELTESPAGAKQWRPKDGAGSTSVPDPEHPEKRHAPMMLTTDIALRTDPAYEKISRHFLDNPQEFAKEYAKAWFKLTHRDMGPRTRYKGTHVPDEVFIWQDPIPAIDYDVVGPKEIADLRQRIAKSGLTVAQLVSTAWASAATFRNSDKRGGANGARIRLEPQRDWEVNNPKQLTTVLAALEKIQSEFNEAQSGNVKISLADLIVLAGGVGIEQAANAAGYPTSVPFHAGRNDATAEQTDVEMFEVLEPKADGFRNYRGKDASQPGEYLLVDKANLLGLSAPQMAVLVGGLRVLGANYDGSDKGVFTDRPGVLTNDFFTTITDMDIAWASKADEEEIFVGTVDGQPKWTGSRVDLVFGSNAELRALSEVYGADDAAGKFVDDFVDAWVKVMDNDRFDLHS
- a CDS encoding TetR/AcrR family transcriptional regulator; protein product: MPPSASLDRSTIVDAALAILEREGAEGLTMRRLADDLGSKPMTLYHYVPNKTALLALALSEVAARIDWVEPTGPPRERLIAIAVDMRDRLGAIPWIVSILEEGTIVGTPALAIADRFLDAAYELGADDQTALDLWRMIWSLTVSDIRWAELARHRESGKQGWFDTIDPAIVAGYPHVSAILPKWRRIVDGFDVRRAFAAQIDGMLGLAG
- a CDS encoding MFS transporter, with protein sequence MLSGRLVVVVAILVFAASLRTAVTSIAPLLTRIGDEMGFGATTIGLIGMMPTAMFGIAGFLAPALSRRIGLENLTLAAVVATGAGIALRATSSSAGVLLLWSGLALLGMGIGNIVIPPLVKRYFSDRIALMSTAYITFVQLGTAVPAALAVPVADAHGWRISLAMWALVPAMALLPWIGIAAARRRRRDDDAATERVTGLWRTPLAWGMTFMFGMTSLVTYSLFTWLPTMISDAGGSDQLGGAVVAVFSALGFIGTLVAPAVCARFRNPFGFAAFFTICLAVGLAGITWAPMSGTWVWVALLGVGPTTFPMALTLINLRTRSDAESAALSGFAQGVGYLLACTGPLFVGVLHEATRGWTLPTAFLFIAVAAIAAGAAVACRPLPIVVEDVPLPQNGPDDLAGQP
- a CDS encoding MFS transporter, yielding MSAEATIDDHSPAPSAPRRLGLLIATVFGLQFLVGLDTSLVNIALSDIKVDLAFSDAGLQWIVTAYLLCFAGFLLVGGRLGDIWGRRRTVVSGLAVFALASAVGGLAQSPGVLVGARAVQGIAGALLAPAALALVATITDARARRTAMAVWGGASAAGGAVGVVASGLLTEAFGWQAVMFANLPIVGLVLAGALACVPRGEQAAAQMDLLGGVLVTAGLGALVYAVTATGEHGWSSSRAVVGFLIAIVLLVGFVTVERASDHPMMPIRVLATRSIVGANVFGFMLAAGQLAAFYFCSLYLQQVWDLTPRAAGVLFLPFCLFVVVGIALATKLATRFGARPVIVGFGLIGAAGLAMFARLPGTYDFWLGMFAPSVVTAIGIGGSMMLIGVAGTAGVPAADAGIASGVLNSSRQLGGTIGLAALVTLAAQYPVAADGFRAGLAIAAGLLVVASLAAGAILPRSRG
- a CDS encoding exodeoxyribonuclease III; this translates as MRVATWNVNSVGARVPRLLPWLQQRQPDVVCLQETKLDDEGFESLLGAELTGLGYAWAHHGQGQWNGVALLSRVGLDEVEKAFPATPGYPEPDGAVEARAVSAVCGGVRVYSLYVPNGREVDSDHYRYKLVWLDALRAAVAAAGPSSAMVCGDINIAPADEDVFDPAAFAGHTHVTESERAALAAVVDTGLTDVIRARWPQERVFSYWDYRAGMFHKDLGMRIDLVLAGADVAPRVQAAFVDRQARKGTKPSDHAPVIVDLDDAPDGDIGPVVPPPSNPAKRNSSARLPQGERN
- a CDS encoding TetR/AcrR family transcriptional regulator gives rise to the protein MAGTKRAENRAAMTADIKRLGREHLSTHGAAGLSLRAIARDMGVVSSAVYRYVPSRDDLLTLLLVDAYNDLADTVDDAMSAADSPRRRIEIAATTTRTWAVADPARWALLYGSPVPGYAAPAEQTGGPGTRVVAALLRAMSDAERDGSVRDDLPEPTGPLREDLTAITAEFGLALSPAATQAGTVLWATIIGAINLEVFGQYGPDSISTPESLFANQIALTLSAILG
- a CDS encoding FadR/GntR family transcriptional regulator codes for the protein MAVLNRNTFDGGQPDRRATRIEQVTEDLRGRIAAGEWAVGERIPTEPELADLLDTSRNTLREAVGALVHAGVVERRQGSGTYVLAVDEREVAIGGYFSSARRRDLLELREALDVTAAMLAARRRDDADIAVLNETLARRNALWGRTEAGSESERDAAVDADTELHRAVVAASHNELYLEFYDLLLPVLRQTIAEGTVGVDASYERQHTDLVRAVVAGDADRAARAAQEVLDCVRAGDG
- a CDS encoding nitroreductase/quinone reductase family protein, with amino-acid sequence MSQHTHYIAPGAVDRAFNGVVRWLTERGVNLAGSQALTVAGRVSGRPQTIPVNLLTLDGSQYLVAVRGETDWVRNARAARRVELRRGRRRRDVGLTEVAVDDRARIIATYLDKWGWEVGRFLPAGVTPDSSVEELAGVAHLIPVFAVE
- a CDS encoding Fur family transcriptional regulator, with the translated sequence MPTTDELTAVLRAADLRVTQPRVAVLNAVYHNPHADTDHLLNQVRDELPSVSRQAVYDVLAALTHAGLIRRIQPAGTYARYEARVGDNHHHAVCRVCGSITDIDCVIGEAPCLSGSLPDAFTVDEAEVIYWGVCAQCSVRIDAGLPDEDPVFQPHRKE